A genomic segment from Plasmodium sp. gorilla clade G2 genome assembly, chromosome: 3 encodes:
- a CDS encoding trafficking protein particle complex subunit 4, putative — MYSLYVNNQHGTLVYQKHFSEEIKLNSNEEIRLASMLHGISTISEKINVYSSLSEKKTNIFQSLEKKGIETIEGDGFKIQCYDTLTGIKIFIVHKDDLNIDMNTYLKRVYELYSDIILKNPFYDIDMPIRSAVFNEQIEKLFSNIS, encoded by the exons ATGTATTCTCTCTATGTCAACAACCAACATGGTACTTTAGTTTATCAAAag CATTTCagtgaagaaataaaattaaatagtaATGAAGAAATAAGACTTGCTTCTATGTTACATGGAATTTCAACCATTTCCGAAAAAATTAATGTGTATTCATCATTATCTGAGAAAAAAACGAATATATTTCAatcattagaaaaaaaaggtaTAGAAACTATTGAAGGAGATGGTTTTAAAATTCAATGTTACGATACATTAACAGgtatcaaaatatttatagttCACAAAGATGACTTAAATATTGACATgaatacatatttaaaaagggTATATGAATTGTATAGTGATATCATATTGAAGAATCCTTTCTATGATATTGATATGCCTATACGTTCAGCAGTTTTTAATGAACAAATTGAAAAACTGTTTTCCAACATAAGCtga
- a CDS encoding SAC3/GNAP family-related protein, putative — protein MDINNIMEEVQAIKVLPHMMFNASKLKVLSDYVNVAFENNEYYDNDVMLTLLRLFCLYPHCYDKEIIKKILICVLYNINNVDMNMYMSLINSSLYDENIKSVIYIYELIKNCQYKKLWNCINNNIGNEDNNCDYSYLKNDKNFISNIRKYILNTISISFESIYLKNMSEYLNMEDNTQLEQFLNENKWTVKMVNHKGHDEQICYNGNIETVQNKKNINTYFTEDNIGSYINKLNH, from the exons atggatattaataatattatggaAGAGGTCCAGGCCATTAAGGTTTTGCCTCATATGATGTTCAATGCTTCTAAACTTA AAGTTCTAAGTGACTATGTTAATGTAGCTTTTGAGAATAAcgaatattatgataatgatgTGATGCTAACTTTATTGAGATTGTTTTGTTTATATCCTCATTGTtatgataaagaaataattaagaaaatattgatatgtgttttatataatataaataatgtggatatgaatatgtatatgagtttaataaattcaagtttatatgatgaaaatataaaaagtgttatatatatatatgaattaataaaaaattgtcagtataaaaaattatggaattgtataaataataatataggtaatgaagataataattgtgattattcttatttaaagaatgataaaaattttatttctaatattagaaaatatattctaaATACTATCTCAATAAGTTTTgaaagtatatatttaaaaaacatgtcagaatatttaaatatggaAGATAATACACAACTTGAAcaatttttaaatgaaaataaatggACTGTTAAAATGGTAAATCATAAAGGACACGATGAACAAATATGTTATAATGGAAATATAGAAACagttcaaaataaaaaaaatataaatacttaTTTTACTGAGGATAATATAGGATCTTACATAAACAAACTTAACCACTAA